Part of the Ignavibacterium album JCM 16511 genome, TTTTTTGATTTAATAAATCAGCAGGATGAAGCCGAAAAAATTTTCAGAAATAAGATTGTGTTGATTGGTGTAACTGATAATCAGATTGCGCCTCAGTTTAGCTCACCGTTTGATGATGAGTTGCCCGGACTTGCTTTGCACGCATTTGCAACAGATAATTTATTGAATGAAAGATATTTCAGAGATGATTTAAAAACATTTTCTTCTTTTGTATTTGTGCTATTGATTTTGCTGATGATATATCTCACTGAAAGGTATAAAGATAAATCCGCAATAATTTTTCTGTTATTCTTTATTGGTTTCATCATAATAGTATTTGTGGTCCAGGAAATTCTTTATCAAAGATTAAATGCCTCATTTTTTCTAATCGGCTTTGCATTTACTGCAATTGCACAGTTAATTCAATTGTATTTTGAAAGTAAAGAAGAACTAAATATTTCAGAGAAAGAAAAAGAATTATTAAAATCGTTATTGCAAAAAAAGGAAGAGGAACTCACATCACTTAAAAAGCAATCGGAAGGACTAAGCAGGGATAAATCTGATATCCTGAAATCCGAAATAGAAAAACTTCAGGAAGAAATAAACCGGCTTAGAGAAAACAAAGAGGATTTAGCCGAAGCTGATGAAATAAAGGAAAGTGAAGCAAAAATATTTTTTGGAATGGCATATAGGTCAAGGCAAATGAATGAAGTAGTTGAGTTGATAAAAAAAGCTGCACCGACCGATTCAACAATTTTAATTACTGGGGAAAGCGGAACAGGAAAAGAGCTTGTTGCAAATGCAATTCACAAGCTTAGCAAGCGTTCATCAGAAAAATTTGTTGTTGTTAATTGTGCCGCTTTAACAGAATCTTTGCTGGAAAGTGAATTATTCGGATATGTTAAAGGCGCATTTACAGGAGCCATTTCGGACAAGCAGGGGAAATTTGAAGTTGCTGATAAAGGTACAATTTTTCTGGATGAGATTGGTGAAACATCAGAAAATTTTCAGGTTAAATTATTAAGAGTTTTACAATCCGGTGATATTGAAAAGGTTGGTGCTACTACATCAAAAAAAGTTAATGTAAGAGTAATTGCAGCAACAAATAAAAATCTTGAGAAGCTTGTAAGTGAGAAAAAATTTCGGGAGGATTTGTTCTACAGAATTAATGTTATAAATATTAACCTTCCACCGCTTCGTGAACGCAAAGAAGATATTGATATAATAGTTGATTATTTGTTAAAGCAGTCTGAACAGAAAATTAATATTTCAATTGCGGCTTTAAAAGCACTTAATGAATATGATTGGAAAGGAAATGTTAGAGAACTTGAATCGGTTATCAAACGTGCAATTATCTTCGCTTCATCTGAAGGAAGAAATATTATTCAGCTGAGTGATTTACCTGAAATAATAACTAAAGCAGTAAGAATTAATATTGAAGATCTGGTTTTAGAAAGTCTTAGAAAGAAAAAATTTTC contains:
- a CDS encoding sigma 54-interacting transcriptional regulator; its protein translation is MLKLFLLLPAIALLTFFPSLNQSINFTTESVIKNILPEKLPDSSIILIKITSEDIEKIGPWPVKRSYYALLIRNLKSLGVRKIGLEVFLSARITSQTVYDNLLESEISNAGNVVLSSIAGEIYKRNGVYFTDSLSFPTPKLLNESFETGHINFIGSKEIIVPSELISFNQVEKAFSVKLSDKTPADKNIIINFVSSWNKFKSYSLLEFFDLINQQDEAEKIFRNKIVLIGVTDNQIAPQFSSPFDDELPGLALHAFATDNLLNERYFRDDLKTFSSFVFVLLILLMIYLTERYKDKSAIIFLLFFIGFIIIVFVVQEILYQRLNASFFLIGFAFTAIAQLIQLYFESKEELNISEKEKELLKSLLQKKEEELTSLKKQSEGLSRDKSDILKSEIEKLQEEINRLRENKEDLAEADEIKESEAKIFFGMAYRSRQMNEVVELIKKAAPTDSTILITGESGTGKELVANAIHKLSKRSSEKFVVVNCAALTESLLESELFGYVKGAFTGAISDKQGKFEVADKGTIFLDEIGETSENFQVKLLRVLQSGDIEKVGATTSKKVNVRVIAATNKNLEKLVSEKKFREDLFYRINVININLPPLRERKEDIDIIVDYLLKQSEQKINISIAALKALNEYDWKGNVRELESVIKRAIIFASSEGRNIIQLSDLPEIITKAVRINIEDLVLESLRKKKFSHSAISETAKELGNINRTIVAENFRGYSFKLFVENSFDKNSTIRQIANCDEADVVKRVEQKFNLWIENLKEDINSFSSDDFEKIKSKFASKYKNLPQRFHLYLDEVIKYLLGMKS